The DNA region tagacaacatccactgctctcccctcatctacccagccaagcattccagcagagaaggctaacaatcagattggttcagcatgatttccccttggtgaagccatgctgactactcctgatcaccttcttgtcctacacatgcttgcagatggcctccacaatgagctgctgcatcacctttccagggatggaggtgaggctgactggcctctagttccctgggtcctccttcttgcccttttggaagactcaagtgacattggctttcttccagtcttcaggcacctctcctcttctccatgaccttgccaagatgaggcagagtggcctagcaataacatgcgccagctccctcagcactcctgggtgcatcccatcagggcccatggatttgtgggtgtcaagtttgcctaaatgatctctaaccccatcctcctcaaccaagggaaagtcttcctttctccagactttctctcttgcctccagggtctgggattcctgagggctggcctcagcagtaaagactgaagcaaaggcggcatccggtaactctgccttctctgcatccttcgtcaccagggcacccaccccattcagcaatgggcacACATTTTCCCTTGGCTACCTTTtcctactgaggtatttgaagaagcccttcttgttgtccttgacatcccttgccacatttaattccaaacgggccttagccttcctcgtcacatccctgcacactctgacaacgttcctatattcctcccaagtggcctgtccccctttccactttctctatacttccttcttctggttgagttttgccaggagctccttgctcatccacgcagctctcctgcccccttttcttgacttcctactcatagggatgaaatgatcttgagcttggaagtagtgatgcttgaatattaaccagctctcttggactccccTTCCATCTTAGGACTCCCTAACCCTTGGGAGTCCTCCAAGGAGGAAcctgaagacgccaaagtttgctctcctgaactccagggttgccatcctacttagtgccctgcctcctcctcgcagcatcctgaactccaccatctcatggtcactgcagccaaggctgcccccgaccttcacatctccaaccactccttctttgtttgttactacgaggtccagcagcacacctctcctccttggctcctccaacacctgtgtcaagaagttgtcaccaatgctctgcaggaacctccaggactctttgagcctagctgtgctgtctctccagcagatatcagggtgcttcaagtcccccgtgagaaccagggcctgggatcgtgaggctacttccagttgtctggagaaggtCTCagagacttcctcttcctgatcagctggcctgtagtaaacacccacaacacggtcacccatgctagccctcccttgaatccttacccacaagctctccactcgctcttcatccacccctaggcacagctccatacattccagttgttctctcacacaaagagcaattcctccacctcaccttcctggcctgtctttcctaaaaagcatgtagccatccatgacagcactccagtcatgtgagctatcccaggtggtctctgtaactgcaatgagaccatggccctgcatccacacacagatctctagttcttcctgtttattccccatgctgcgtgcactggtgtacaggcatttcagagaggtgatcgagcatgcaggtttcccaggagggatgcaagaggatcctccataaccacatcccacgcgcacttccctggctgcatgcacctgctggaggcatcccgacttgagccatGTTTtcccaactaccctgtcactataactctccccttcccccatctttcctagtttaaagctctccttaccagcttggccaacctgttggcaaagacacgcgtgccctgcttagtgaggtggatcccatctctccccagcagttgtccatcttcaaacagggtcccatggtcatagaaaccaaaaccctgttgccaacaccagcggcgcagccagttgttaacttggaaagtccgtctcctcctcctctcatccatccccctcactggcaggattgagcagaagacgacctggcctcccagacccttgaccaccatccccagagctccaaAATCctctttgatggtctccagtttgcccttggtgtcattagtgcccacatggaagagcagcagagggtagtagtctgatgagtggacaagccctggcagtctttccatgacatctctcacatgaccccctggcaggcaacaaacctctctagacaagaggtcaggtcggcagataggtgtcTCTgtaccctgcagcagggagtccctcacaacaatcacccgccgcttcttccgggtgttcccacAACGCACAGGGTCTATTTCTTCTCTTACGAGAAGTGACTagcttccagccaccttctacagtgctatgatgtaccgtttcacacggcacagagccctccagcaactccactgctgtgggggcttgggactcctggagctgtacagtctccgagaataccctgtctagctcttgttcatcctctcggatgctacgcagcctcctGACCTCCTCcggtaactcccttacctgacaacacaactcatcaacagcagcacacctcctgcaggagagctgactgccagcccaggcctcccagacaggccccaagcactccctgcagcctgagacctgcagagctgcatctgctgtcagagggtctgtctgggtcccagcctctgacacagccaacgCAGCAACGCCAATggctgctggggaatgtgctctgcagcgtgtcatgaccacacttgaggaagcgtacaccccagggagcagaaggaaggtgcctccttgcacccttctgcacaaactgctgcagctgtgcactgcctctgggagctgagctctggacctggctcttatataggcccctccctagcactgactcaaggctgcttgacctgccctaatcaagggccacctggatcaaaggccccaactccctctggtcaggggcaaccaacagagctcgttagcagcagctacccctagctagagcttctcccaggagaagttgagacctcctgcagttgtccttgcccagcttcccctttcctgcttgcagcaatcaccttctagttcctcgggggtcctcagaaagcccacaacttccaagaaggtcctcaagttctcgtcagagcccaaacactgctgcgcaaactgctgcctctgttccctgcctctcttcgctgcgctcacggtcctacaatatttggtgtggagataaaCCTTTTTGGTGAtcccatgctgtgttggggaaaatatacctttttgctgacctcaggcccatttctggcctctccagttgcaaccagtatcagctagttcctcctggtcagccctggacgctgtcagttatttgcggtcagctggggcctgagataaggtgtttgtatgtggggggatagttgtgctccaccacactttgggcctgagatgggggggaggtagttgcgctctgccctgctttgggcccgagatgtggAGGGGGGTAGTGGCGTTCCACCACAAACATCAAAACGTAAAATATTTTCGTGATGATCTTTAATTGCAAAGCCAGCAGTCGACATGTGCTTCTCGCCCGGGAGCCATAAACTGACCCTTGGCAGTTTGGCACACAACACCGGTAATTTTAAGTCTTTGCCATCCGGATCGTGCACCCAGCTTCTCGGCATCTTGTTGCGTCAGTATCAAAATTTGTGCTCCCGTATCTATCCAAAGCTTTCCCAGTTGTCCTTGAGGATCAACTGGAATCCAAATAAGTGGGCCATTATCACTTATCTACTGATAAGCGTCCACTTGCCAGACAGGCAGGCCCAATCGCCTCCCGGGCGTTACTCGTTTTTTGGCTTCATGCCCTGCGATTCCCCCCTAAGGGGGAGGAAGGCGTTGTCTCCCTTCCTGGGAACTGGCACCGGAGGGGTCGAAAGATGCTCCCTCCCTTTACGGTTATCTCATTTCTGGACTACCTCAGTTAGACTCAAGATAACACCAGTAAGCTGGCCTTGAATCGCGATTCTGGGAAGGCCtagggctgctgcttttctccataagtcttgccctttctctttttcctcccgttgagtcacgaggttcagactggaccccttgctttctaaactcctttggagaggagtcTAGGTatggctggatccgatcctagtctcagacttggtcaacggtttatgtctaagtaattatgtgcacaattaatcagaaatataagtcagcaaagttttgcgaagttcgcaaaagttcagcatgctattaatcacttactgaggatctgttgcgggtaaggaatctctcaacctggaggagtgaccttgagaggcgtccctgctccagaggaggttctgcagagcagcccgctgctgtgcaggagagctgaatgggctctgggctgccccctatttatgtgtgtgtgtgtgggggggagatgattgactcatagtcctatttgcatgctagacgggccttagttggcccatgctcaagtagcccctgcatacgtgctgtttacagggaggtcaggttgagggggagatgtggagggtcatgacagggttaaactggtggaaagttgcaagtagcgagcaacaggagcctcagacaaacatacccaaggacaccggtgcagctgggaatgatacatcctgagaaagtacagataaactagcagaagccagtggaaccaaagttaaaagcaagacagcttttctaaacaagtagcaaggtacaagacatgatcgctgcgtgcgtgatcggtgtaatgattggccacctgtgacataatctgcatgactggcttagcaaagtgtatctgtgaaaccactgaagcagctaactttttaaatatgctcagaaacaaacaataaatgtctcaagatgcaccatgtcttgagtccgtgcaatcattcgctacagggagagagcacatcacaggggggaaaaggagcacagcGTCACACCTTTCCATGTGCCCTGTTCCTCTGGAGCTGGAGAGCGCTTGCTGGTGCTCGTCatcacctcctccccagcacagctgaggtCACGGTGGtggcatccttcccctggctcagtacagcatccccagccctgcagtgcatccccagccctgcacagccccaagaGGTCCTGCTCCTTGCACAGCCCAGCATTGCACGGCACAGCAGagcctggcacagcacagcactctgggggctgctccagctctgtgctcccagcaaGCGGGCACAGACACCTTGATCCCCCGCCAGTGTCTGGGGGAGGAGAAGTGGTCAGGGCTGCCGCCTTAGCCCCAGCCAGCCCAGCCAGCCGCTGCACTGGCTCTTCCCAGCCATCTGCCCAAGTCCTGCCTGACCTGTGGCTACAGCCAAGGCTTCAGTGgcatttgcaaagcagcactgtgcggccccatgcctcagtttccctggctgtgcagggcagccTGAGGCTGGCATGGCCCTGCACGGCAGCCTTCCTTGCCTCCCTGCTTGGGTGAAAGCAGGGGAGGAGTTTTGGGTGGAAAAATGTGGCTTAGGGCACTGAAATGCCCAGCTCCACACTTAAAAACTTGATTAAagctaagtgcaaagcagcacaagcccCAAGGCCTGGCCGGAGCAGTGaatgtgccctgccctgcacaaaacgcatgaaagggggaactgcagtacagctgctcagctctaagtgcacacaaaaatcaggcgtttgcaaggagcagccctggtACTACCGACTGGCCCCGCCAGCTTGCGCTACCCGAGCCCCacagctgacaacagcagggagagtgaaaatgttggtgggcaatgcagcaccccgggaaggcacTGCCCCTGtgctgctttatggtgcattaaatcaagaataggcttcagttccttagaatacaaatgtctttcctgaccaATAAATACAGAGCGTTTAAGACAAGAATGACAAAATACCTGTCCCGAGATAGGAAgtccttgccattaacagcagcagcatcactgatcagctacccctcagcaaagctgctgtttaataaaagcctgcaggcagcaacacctttaaaggcaacaacaatttaccagccccgatgataccagcagctgaagtctctgaccagggcacattgactacacaaactctggacagaatgattgtccttgttctttattagggtctctggcaataccgagttgtgaATCCATTCCATCGGGAAAAATGctcttgccacagttctttgtagcagcctctattccactgtcattgcacaaactaattctagggtggcaaaaacatccctcagcaatgaggaggtcgtgttctggtgtccttctaactgcttctcctctccacagtgctgctggctgtcacgtccacgctctgaactgggaaccCTAGGCGCATCGTTCACTGTAAGCTCAGCCCCCGTctagcgtggctgcttttggccaAGTCCATCTGGATGAGCTGCAATTCCCGCCTCTAACtcgctttccctgcagttggagacagcgtgctctggagatgtgcactgtgctgccaagactgcccaggcagcagctttccaagcccaggcaacatcccagcgctactgatggcaagcagagcacacctgcagcaggcagtgcttccaggcaccaGTGTCTCGCCTGGGCATAGATGGTCCAACACCATCCAGCTATTCATTTGGCTACTGCCAAGGGATCTGTGAAGTGTTTCTTGTGCTGTGAGAGGCGCAGACACAGAGAACCTGCTACCAAAGGAGAGGCAGATGCTGGGAGAAAGCGGTCATTTCCATATTGTCACAGACTCATGCAGTAATGCTGGAGGGTGCGATGGGACACGACGACAGAGCCAGAATCACCTGGAAGAGCTAGGGCTGCAGACAAGAAATGTGCTGGCAGTGCAGACTGCAGGACAGGAGAGACACTTACCTCCTCGCCTGTGCATCAGGAGGGCTGTAGCTCACATTTCTCAGCAATCAGCACTCACCGAGGTTTTCCTGCTATGCCCCCTCTCCGGGTGTCTCATCCCTGCCATGCAGATCCCTTGACAGCAATGAGAGGATTGGCATGGCTGATGCTTTCACTTGTCCCCACAGGGACTTGGCACAAGCGCGTCACAGGACTGGAGACATGGAGACCCTCGGAAATGCTGCACCCTAGCTTTGCCTCCAAACCCTTTTGCAGGCGCAGCATCTCTCTGCCTCGAACAAATGcacaagctctgagcaaggcaaagaaacaccagccccagtaaaaaaatcagtttctctggcttcccatccaagacaacatggacattactgtctcacgaatctgcttgttgttcactccataaatgacgggatttagcatggggggaaccactacgtagagacaggccagcaggatgtggacgtggcgcgggatgctgtggccaccaaagcggtgcgtgagaaaggagaagaacgccggcgtgtagaacaggaggatgatgcagaggtgggagccgcaggtgctcatagctttgcgacgggcacctgcggagggcagctggaagacagccctgagaatcagtccataagacacagcaatgagCACTACATCTACCCCCACTGACAGCAGGACAGCTGTTAAACCATACACAAcattgacttttatgcttgtgcaggccagtctggctacacccatgtgctcgcagtacgaatgagggataatgcggtttctgcagtaagacagccttagaaggagaaaaagagctgggagGACAATTGAGAAGCctctgacaacagctgccagctctattctccatatgactgagtgggtcaataaagtcacatatctcagggggttgcagatggcaacataccgatcaaaggccatggccaccagaattcctgactctgtaaaaaaaataaaatggatgaaAAACATCTGAGCAAGGCATGCACCAAAAGAAATGTCccccactctgaaccagaaaatagctaacatcctgggcactgtcgtggtagataagagcaagtctgctacagttaatgcagaaaggaaaaggtacataggcttgtggaggctttgttctctcactatggtaaatagcaagactaagttgcctagaagggcaaaaatatacatggagaagaaggggagagaaatccagaggtgaaacttctccaggcctgggatgccaacaaggaggaatgttcctggccggaaggctgtgtgattgacgtctgccataggggtctttggtcttctacttagaaacacctgaaaaataaaggacagtactctgggaagggaagagatgcagcagcatTCCCTTGGTttaggcaagaggaaaagtgggaggaaattcagagaaagcccagctagcaaggtggatgctcaccagtgcagcaaaagaaggtcaaggcagcaaacacaaattgaaaggggcgatttacattcagccctaggcagaggctgcttctgggtgcaggccaccccgCACCCACGGAGCAGAGGTCATTCCCCTGTTCGAGCCAGGCTGGCGAaacacggcagctcctgccgctcgcgagggcaaggctgggctgccgagctgggagctgcacaacgggcttctgcagcGATGACCATGCTCTATGCgctctccaccctgctgccacatctgcctcccccatcacacccaaacgctcgtcccttactctgctacacagagcagcagtgccccattgccttgcagcttcgcagccctcgccttttgcagaagacagctCAGAGATTGCTGAGccacagcaacaaaaagcagccccagcactgaggactgcacacggtgactcaccaggtctggccttaagcggcgaggaggagctgcaggcagtgatcttggtggagcatttgcagtgctgctgtctcagacctcagcgtatttatgctctcttgctgcaagtcccagaaggatgcttagggccaacagggagctgcagctctctggtctgctctgaggcgtccagatgcaggtgattacatgtaagtctgaaaatgagcagtagaggcgcaggaagcaaatccatctgcccaggtgagcaggagggagtgtgaagaggagaaagctagcagaaagtataaatgataattttggaatggtagctccttcccatgcagatgaaaggcagcatcaagcagcagcttgcagaatgtagtgagccacacaaagcgtggaagaaaagacacagcccatcctgcaggagtccgaatcaaagcggatgtgcaaaccctaggaacttcttacaagtcgcacgccacctgctattgtgcagcatgggtgtagtgcctgtcaacacgcctcagttaacagtgtgcacctccaaggatgcattaccactagtcaGTCCTAACTAGCGTCATGTTTCTATCACATATactcggcagagttcagctgtgagagtctcaagtaCTGAAAtactttcctgatggggaagcagatcttctcacctgtggcctcagcaccatcgagagcttcactgtagctgctgcagctctcattgatgcatgcacacattgagtggaggaaagactcttctgttcccccagctgcctcttgcccttgcacctggaggctcagcagttttctgacggacacctttcagtccagtttctggaagaaaggaataaagcttgtttgaaagggcacgccaagcaggtgcccccacacggagctagtccgatgctcagcaacTCTGCCTGACAGGACACTGCTCCTTGCCACCCGGACAGCAGCACAGACATCTCGAGGACCTTGGTGCTGCTCCAGACACACTGCTGTTGGCAGGCATTCACACAGAGCCCAGCGCCTGCCAAACTGGCCTCTCCTTGCTCCATGCTCACCGTGCCTGCTGAGAGACACTTTTCCTCTTGTTTATGCAGCCTGGTctggtgctcagtcaccctcactgtgaagaagttttttcccatattcagatggaacttcctgtgtttcggtttgtggcGGTTggctcacgtcctgtcactgggcaccactgaaaagagtctggctccatcctcttgacaccctcccttcagatacttgtacacattgataagatctcctctcagctttctcttttccaagctaaacaggctcagctctctcagcctttcctcataagagag from Apteryx mantelli isolate bAptMan1 chromosome 1, bAptMan1.hap1, whole genome shotgun sequence includes:
- the LOC136991003 gene encoding olfactory receptor 52Z1P-like; this encodes MADVNHTAFRPGTFLLVGIPGLEKFHLWISLPFFSMYIFALLGNLVLLFTIVREQSLHKPMYLFLSALTVADLLLSTTTVPRMLAIFWFRVGDISFGACLAQMFFIHFIFFTESGILVAMAFDRYVAICNPLRYVTLLTHSVIWRIELAAVVRGFSIVLPALFLLLRLSYCRNRIIPHSYCEHMGVARLACTSIKVNVVYGLTAVLLSVGVDVVLIAVSYGLILRAVFQLPSAGARRKAMSTCGSHLCIILLFYTPAFFSFLTHRFGGHSIPRHVHILLACLYVVVPPMLNPVIYGVNNKQIRETVMSMLSWMGSQRN